TAGACTTCCCCATATTACTATCACTACCTATAAATGAGTTAGTATTTTTCCCTAAAAATTAAAAGAAAAATACAGCAAAAAGCCAAGTTTAATTATAGCAAAAATTCCCCATCTTGACGACAAGGAATTTCACGCAAAGCTAGTCCATAAGCTCCAATTTACGGACATCACTAGTGTTTAATTGACTCAAATAATTTTTGTAGGCTTGGCCAGTTTTAGGATCAACCAAATCATCTGCTATTTCTACTAAGGGCACCAGAACAAAAGCTCTCTGACTCATATATGGGTGAGGCACTTTAAGGTGCTCAGTCTCCCAGATTTCCTGCCCATATAGAAGAATATCTATATCTACCGTCCGAGGCCCCCAATGTTCATGACGAACGCGATCAAGGTCTTTTTCAATTTGCTGACATGACCTTAGTAAGGTCTCTGCTGGCAACTTCGTCTCTAAAGCCAAGGCAAGATTCAAAAAATCAGCCTGATCTGTCAGTCCCCAAGCAGCCGTTTCATAATAAGAGGATACCGCTTTAACCTCCGTCTCAGGTAAGTCATTCAAGGCCTTCACAGCTTTTTGAAGATAGCCTTGACGGTCTCCCATATTAGATCCCAAACTCAAATAAACTCTTGTCATCGGCTACGCTCCAATTCGATACCAACACTCTTATAATGCCCATTAATTGGTGGATTTTCCTTG
Above is a window of Streptococcus salivarius DNA encoding:
- the folK gene encoding 2-amino-4-hydroxy-6-hydroxymethyldihydropteridine diphosphokinase, coding for MTRVYLSLGSNMGDRQGYLQKAVKALNDLPETEVKAVSSYYETAAWGLTDQADFLNLALALETKLPAETLLRSCQQIEKDLDRVRHEHWGPRTVDIDILLYGQEIWETEHLKVPHPYMSQRAFVLVPLVEIADDLVDPKTGQAYKNYLSQLNTSDVRKLELMD